One part of the Sorangiineae bacterium MSr11954 genome encodes these proteins:
- a CDS encoding insulinase family protein, with protein sequence MTSRTLRRAARMALAALITLASFTSTGLVTRAARAETPSVAGAALPAIEKTRLGNGLEVILHVDHRTPIVSVNVWYHVGSKDEPAGKNGFAHLFEHIMFQGSKHVPEDAYFLYLERVGATDVNGTTNPDRTNYYETVPKNRLSLPLWLESDRMGFLLSHVDELTFAGQRDVVKNERRQNYENAPYGLVGQFIHERLYPQGHPYRLLTIGTPQDLDAASLEDVKSFFRTWYSPNNATLVISGDIDTKKTLELVEKYFGPIPSGSIPARSVPAPVVLDKEARLDVVAGVELPRVYLTWPTPAMFSPGDGELDLVAHILSSGKTSRLYKKLVYDLQIAQDVSAYQSSGQLGSTFEIVATAQPGHTAQEMLKAIDEELDTLRSGGVKDAELARAKTSVLSALTFQLEKNANRADQINAYNQYTGDPNYLPKDIARYEGATGNALREAARRHLPPDKRIVTLVTPEKGAPVAGRLRGGAR encoded by the coding sequence ATGACGTCCCGCACCCTTCGACGCGCCGCTCGTATGGCCCTGGCCGCGCTCATCACCCTCGCATCGTTCACCTCCACGGGCTTGGTGACGCGCGCCGCCCGCGCCGAAACGCCATCGGTCGCGGGCGCCGCGCTCCCCGCGATCGAGAAGACCCGCCTCGGAAATGGGCTGGAGGTGATCCTCCACGTGGATCATCGAACGCCCATCGTGAGCGTCAACGTGTGGTACCACGTCGGCTCGAAGGACGAGCCCGCGGGCAAAAACGGCTTTGCGCACCTGTTCGAGCACATCATGTTCCAGGGCTCCAAGCACGTCCCCGAGGACGCGTATTTTCTTTATCTGGAGCGGGTCGGCGCGACGGACGTCAACGGAACGACCAACCCCGATCGAACGAATTATTACGAGACCGTGCCCAAGAATCGTCTGAGCCTGCCCTTGTGGCTGGAGAGCGATCGCATGGGCTTTTTGCTCTCCCACGTCGACGAGCTCACGTTCGCGGGCCAGCGCGACGTGGTGAAGAACGAGCGCCGCCAGAACTACGAAAATGCGCCCTACGGCTTGGTCGGTCAATTCATCCACGAGCGGCTGTATCCACAGGGGCACCCGTACCGACTCCTCACCATCGGCACACCGCAGGATCTGGACGCCGCGTCGCTCGAAGACGTCAAATCGTTTTTTCGTACTTGGTATTCGCCGAACAACGCAACATTGGTGATCTCCGGCGATATCGATACGAAGAAGACGCTCGAGCTGGTCGAGAAGTACTTCGGCCCCATCCCCTCCGGATCCATCCCCGCGCGCTCGGTGCCCGCGCCGGTGGTGCTCGACAAAGAGGCGCGGCTCGACGTGGTGGCCGGCGTGGAGCTGCCGCGCGTCTACCTCACGTGGCCGACCCCGGCCATGTTCTCGCCGGGCGACGGCGAGCTCGATCTGGTGGCGCACATCCTCTCGAGCGGGAAGACGAGCCGGCTCTACAAGAAGCTCGTCTACGATCTTCAGATCGCCCAGGACGTGTCGGCGTACCAGTCCTCCGGCCAGCTGGGATCGACCTTCGAAATCGTGGCGACCGCGCAGCCGGGGCACACCGCGCAAGAGATGCTCAAGGCCATCGACGAGGAGCTCGACACCCTCCGCTCGGGCGGGGTGAAGGACGCGGAGCTCGCGCGCGCCAAGACCTCCGTGCTGTCCGCGCTCACGTTCCAACTGGAGAAAAATGCCAACCGCGCCGATCAGATCAACGCCTACAACCAGTACACGGGCGACCCGAATTACCTGCCCAAGGACATCGCCCGCTACGAGGGCGCCACGGGCAACGCGCTTCGAGAAGCCGCGCGCCGCCACCTCCCACCGGACAAACGCATCGTGACCTTGGTAACCCCCGAAAAAGGCGCCCCCGTGGCCGGCCGTCTGCGCGGAGGCGCGCGATGA
- a CDS encoding MFS transporter, translating to MRGSAASRERRVLTFAFITVFLDLVGFGLIIPLLPLYVKSMGGSAVTVGFILSSFAVTQLLATPILGRLSDRVGRRRVILISLAGNALSMALFALATELSTLPLLFASRIMAGATAGNISACQAAVADVTRPEDRAKGMGRIGAGIGLGMVLGPVIGSSVSHLGPWAPPLFASALAVADLVGAFFFMPETKATGTSSPAAASAAAATASAAAAAHGAAKRATLWEALTNRGILKVFALYFLTFLYMSTINVTLPLLTNARLGWTEREIGHVFGLFGFMMFVIQGGLIGRLTRAWGPRNLVLAGSFASMCGLLLVSRATTAAMVAGGLLLLGIGMGVINPCLSSLASEHAGPERQGSILGFAQSAGGLARAIGPTLTGIVYTHVGIAAPFAAGACVALVSVVLAFTLTRPSAAPASPSGGYRAKSE from the coding sequence ATGCGTGGCTCCGCCGCTTCCCGCGAGCGGAGGGTGCTCACGTTTGCCTTCATCACGGTGTTTCTCGATCTGGTGGGGTTCGGTCTCATCATCCCGCTGCTCCCGCTCTACGTGAAATCGATGGGCGGCAGCGCGGTGACGGTGGGGTTCATCCTCTCGTCGTTCGCCGTGACCCAGCTCCTGGCGACCCCCATCCTGGGCCGGCTCAGCGATCGCGTGGGCCGGCGCCGGGTGATCCTGATCTCGCTCGCGGGCAACGCGCTGTCGATGGCGCTCTTCGCGCTCGCGACCGAGCTCTCGACGCTGCCCCTCCTCTTTGCGTCGCGCATCATGGCCGGCGCGACCGCCGGCAACATCTCGGCGTGCCAAGCCGCCGTCGCCGACGTGACCCGGCCCGAAGATCGCGCCAAGGGCATGGGCCGCATCGGCGCCGGGATCGGGCTGGGGATGGTGCTGGGCCCCGTGATCGGGAGCTCCGTGAGCCACCTCGGGCCGTGGGCACCTCCGCTCTTCGCCTCGGCGCTGGCCGTGGCCGATCTGGTGGGCGCGTTCTTCTTCATGCCGGAGACGAAGGCAACAGGCACGTCTTCGCCGGCGGCTGCTTCCGCGGCGGCGGCTACTGCTTCCGCGGCGGCTGCTGCGCACGGCGCGGCGAAGCGCGCGACGTTGTGGGAAGCGCTGACCAACCGCGGCATTCTCAAGGTGTTCGCGCTCTATTTTTTGACGTTCCTCTACATGAGCACCATCAACGTGACCCTGCCGCTGCTCACCAACGCGCGGCTCGGGTGGACCGAGCGCGAGATCGGCCATGTCTTCGGGCTCTTCGGGTTCATGATGTTCGTCATCCAGGGAGGGCTCATCGGGCGGCTCACGCGCGCGTGGGGGCCGCGCAACCTGGTGCTGGCCGGCTCGTTCGCGAGCATGTGCGGGCTGCTCCTCGTTTCGCGGGCGACCACGGCGGCGATGGTGGCCGGCGGGCTGCTCCTCCTGGGGATCGGCATGGGCGTGATCAACCCGTGCCTGTCGTCGCTCGCGTCGGAGCACGCGGGGCCGGAGCGGCAAGGGTCGATCCTGGGCTTTGCGCAGTCGGCCGGCGGGTTGGCGCGCGCCATCGGCCCCACCCTGACGGGGATCGTCTACACGCACGTGGGCATCGCCGCACCCTTCGCGGCCGGCGCGTGCGTCGCGCTGGTCTCGGTGGTGCTTGCGTTCACCCTCACCCGCCCGAGCGCGGCCCCCGCTTCGCCATCCGGAGGCTACCGCGCCAAGTCCGAGTGA
- a CDS encoding alpha/beta hydrolase has product MSRSLHVRANGLLHHVLEWTPDTPKHASRDRGLTGHADHASPAPGANVPTVLLVHGFMDVGGSWDLVAPHLARAGFRVLAPDLRGFGDTERAPEGSYYHFADYVADVAALVDALCGEAPFDLVGHSMGGTVTTLYAGAHPERLAHLALLEGFGPPDNSATVAPARMRRWLDDLRKHRAASSSPGYERARSFATLDEALVRLQWNHPAVPDAVLRSRLVHMVKPVEGGRFAWRFDELHRTTSPTPFRADTHRAFIARVACPVLAVSGGADGFHVEDEEKRIETFADVARAELPGAGHMMHWTQPDRLAELLLAFFTRQRARHSDLAR; this is encoded by the coding sequence ATGAGCCGCTCGCTTCATGTTCGCGCCAATGGCCTGTTGCACCACGTCCTCGAGTGGACACCGGACACCCCGAAGCACGCGAGCCGCGATCGCGGGCTCACCGGCCACGCCGACCACGCCAGCCCCGCGCCGGGCGCGAACGTGCCCACCGTGCTCCTCGTGCACGGCTTCATGGACGTCGGCGGCTCGTGGGACCTGGTGGCGCCCCACTTGGCCCGGGCCGGATTTCGCGTGCTGGCGCCGGACTTGCGCGGCTTTGGCGATACGGAGCGCGCGCCCGAGGGGAGCTACTACCACTTCGCCGATTACGTGGCCGACGTCGCCGCCCTGGTCGATGCCCTCTGCGGCGAGGCGCCATTCGACTTGGTCGGTCACTCCATGGGCGGCACCGTGACCACCCTCTACGCGGGGGCACACCCCGAGCGCCTGGCGCATTTGGCCCTGCTCGAGGGCTTCGGCCCGCCCGACAACTCCGCCACCGTGGCACCGGCCCGCATGCGTCGCTGGCTCGACGATCTGCGAAAGCACCGCGCCGCGTCGTCGTCGCCCGGGTACGAGCGCGCGCGTTCCTTTGCGACCTTGGACGAAGCCCTGGTGCGCCTCCAGTGGAACCATCCCGCCGTGCCCGATGCCGTGCTTCGCTCGCGCCTCGTCCACATGGTCAAGCCGGTGGAGGGCGGCCGGTTCGCCTGGCGGTTCGACGAGCTCCATCGCACCACCTCGCCGACTCCCTTCCGCGCCGATACCCACCGCGCCTTCATCGCCCGCGTCGCGTGCCCGGTGCTGGCCGTGAGCGGAGGCGCCGACGGCTTTCACGTCGAGGACGAAGAGAAGCGGATTGAGACGTTCGCCGATGTCGCGCGTGCGGAGCTCCCCGGCGCGGGGCATATGATGCACTGGACCCAGCCCGACCGCCTCGCGGAGCTCCTGCTCGCGTTCTTCACGCGCCAGCGCGCCCGTCACTCGGACTTGGCGCGGTAG
- a CDS encoding MarR family transcriptional regulator, with protein MKKESDPSRSLQPASGTMPLPGPADALARRAPRGSEELGRELSARTILFHQAVAERMGLSVTDHKCLDIAGRASLEGPLTAGKLAELTGLTTGAITGVLDRLEKGGFVRREKDPSDRRQVRIRILPDRDPEYMEVFLPFAKAWEELTSRYSPEEMARVEDFFRTSLELLRKETERVRAMTRVQKAAGGGRAEDATELSAPFTAETSGYLEIARGAINTRLHGAVGPNLYSGRFVGATPRVTAQDGRVLIEYTRSILRAVSFKQSASDLVLNPAIPWHIVIRGGTTKLVADLRALTLRGIDISGGASELWVQLPRPHETVPLRIRGGAQRVTLLRPQGVPARLSIKSGAAGLTIDTLHLDAVGGKTDWQSPDFDQATDRYDIEVTQGADGLTVGTLPPVTYPTRDE; from the coding sequence GTGAAGAAGGAAAGCGACCCCAGCCGTTCTCTCCAACCGGCATCCGGCACCATGCCCCTGCCCGGTCCGGCCGACGCCCTCGCGCGCCGAGCGCCGCGGGGCAGTGAAGAGCTCGGGCGCGAGCTGAGCGCTCGAACGATCCTCTTTCATCAGGCGGTGGCCGAGCGCATGGGCCTGAGCGTCACCGATCACAAGTGCCTCGACATCGCAGGGCGGGCCAGCCTCGAGGGGCCCCTCACCGCCGGAAAGCTGGCGGAGCTCACGGGGCTGACCACGGGAGCGATCACGGGGGTGCTCGATCGGCTGGAGAAGGGCGGGTTCGTGCGGAGGGAGAAGGATCCGAGCGACCGTCGCCAGGTGCGGATCCGCATCCTGCCCGACCGGGATCCCGAGTACATGGAGGTCTTTCTGCCGTTCGCCAAAGCGTGGGAGGAGCTGACCTCGCGCTACTCGCCCGAGGAGATGGCGCGCGTGGAAGATTTCTTTCGCACCTCCCTGGAGCTCCTCCGCAAGGAGACCGAGCGCGTCCGCGCGATGACCCGCGTCCAGAAGGCCGCGGGCGGAGGCCGGGCCGAGGACGCCACCGAGCTGTCGGCGCCCTTCACGGCGGAGACGAGCGGCTACCTGGAGATCGCGCGCGGCGCCATCAATACCCGGCTGCACGGCGCGGTGGGGCCGAACCTTTACAGCGGGCGCTTCGTGGGGGCCACGCCGCGCGTCACCGCGCAGGACGGGCGGGTGCTCATCGAGTACACGCGCTCGATCCTGCGCGCCGTGTCGTTCAAGCAGAGCGCGTCGGATCTGGTGCTCAACCCGGCCATTCCTTGGCACATCGTCATCCGCGGAGGCACCACCAAGCTGGTCGCCGATTTGCGCGCGCTCACCCTGCGGGGCATCGACATTTCCGGCGGCGCCTCCGAGCTATGGGTGCAGCTACCGCGGCCCCACGAGACGGTGCCGCTGCGCATTCGAGGTGGCGCGCAGCGGGTGACACTGCTTCGTCCCCAGGGGGTCCCCGCCCGCCTCTCCATCAAGAGCGGCGCGGCGGGGCTCACCATCGACACCTTGCACCTCGACGCGGTGGGCGGAAAGACGGATTGGCAGTCGCCCGATTTCGATCAGGCGACCGATCGCTACGACATCGAGGTGACGCAAGGCGCCGATGGGCTGACGGTGGGAACGCTCCCACCGGTCACCTACCCCACCCGCGACGAATGA
- a CDS encoding insulinase family protein produces MKRASLAAPSFLALSLAATLGAACGGTPKLPPAPLGPTPVAPPKPLEPAPQPAAARPDTPDAPFREKTPDEDGTVVFSAPKIESFRLKNGMRVLFVERHDLPIVSVRVTVKGGAGDYPSIRPGVTSFMGAMLEQGTKNRSALQLSDDYEEIGAQHGAWCSWDSCGSSVKVLSRHVDRALSILGDVLTHPIFAESEIERLRARRIAGLTQEKNQPGAMSQNAVAAALYGRNHPYGHSLSGRVEDAKGLTRPDVVKAYETIFAPKNATVIACGDITKQALAEKLEASLGTWTATAKGPAARSPQAPPASKSPRLVLVDKPGAAQSQVGLADVGVPMRNPDREALVVMNAILGGMFSSRINLNLREANHFTYGAGSRFAKRHGAGPFVAGGAMVADKTAAAVGELFREIRRMIDEDVKDSELADSKADIKHALPGQFETVSAVTQALDDIVVYDLPLDEYATLAKRIDAVTAKDVRRVAKKYLRPDALKVVIVGDRAKLESELVQTLRLGAPEARDAYGDPVQ; encoded by the coding sequence ATGAAGCGCGCAAGCCTCGCCGCCCCGTCGTTCCTCGCCCTCTCGCTCGCCGCCACCTTGGGCGCGGCGTGCGGCGGCACCCCCAAGCTCCCGCCCGCGCCGCTCGGCCCCACCCCGGTGGCGCCGCCGAAGCCGCTGGAGCCCGCGCCCCAGCCGGCCGCCGCGCGACCCGACACCCCCGACGCACCGTTCCGCGAGAAGACCCCGGACGAGGACGGAACGGTCGTCTTCTCCGCGCCCAAGATCGAGTCGTTTCGGTTGAAGAACGGCATGCGCGTCCTGTTCGTCGAGCGGCACGATCTGCCCATCGTGAGCGTGCGCGTCACGGTCAAGGGCGGGGCAGGGGACTATCCGAGCATCCGCCCCGGGGTCACCTCGTTCATGGGGGCGATGCTGGAGCAAGGCACCAAGAACCGCAGCGCGCTCCAGCTCTCCGACGACTACGAAGAGATCGGCGCGCAGCACGGCGCGTGGTGCTCGTGGGACTCGTGCGGCAGCTCGGTGAAGGTCCTGTCGCGCCACGTCGATCGCGCGCTCTCCATCCTGGGCGACGTGCTCACGCACCCGATCTTCGCCGAGAGCGAGATCGAGCGCCTGCGCGCGCGCCGCATCGCCGGGCTGACACAGGAGAAGAACCAGCCGGGCGCCATGTCGCAAAACGCGGTCGCCGCCGCCCTCTATGGGCGAAATCATCCGTACGGACACTCGCTCTCGGGGCGGGTGGAGGACGCCAAGGGGCTCACCCGGCCGGACGTCGTCAAGGCGTACGAGACCATCTTCGCCCCCAAGAACGCGACCGTGATCGCCTGCGGCGACATCACCAAGCAAGCGCTCGCCGAAAAGCTCGAAGCTTCGCTGGGCACCTGGACGGCCACCGCGAAGGGCCCCGCCGCGCGCAGCCCGCAAGCGCCGCCGGCCTCGAAGAGCCCGCGCCTGGTGCTGGTGGACAAGCCGGGCGCCGCGCAGTCGCAGGTCGGCCTGGCCGACGTGGGCGTGCCCATGCGCAACCCGGATCGCGAGGCCCTGGTGGTGATGAACGCCATCCTGGGCGGCATGTTCTCGAGCCGCATCAACTTGAACCTGCGCGAGGCCAACCACTTTACGTACGGCGCGGGCTCGCGCTTCGCCAAGCGCCATGGGGCGGGGCCCTTCGTCGCGGGCGGGGCGATGGTGGCCGACAAAACCGCGGCGGCCGTGGGCGAGCTGTTTCGCGAGATCCGCCGGATGATCGACGAGGACGTCAAGGACTCGGAGCTCGCCGACTCCAAGGCGGACATCAAGCACGCCTTGCCGGGTCAGTTCGAGACGGTGAGCGCCGTGACCCAGGCCCTCGACGACATCGTGGTCTACGATCTGCCGCTGGACGAATATGCGACCCTGGCCAAGCGCATCGACGCCGTCACGGCGAAGGACGTGCGCCGGGTCGCGAAGAAGTACCTTCGCCCCGACGCGCTCAAGGTCGTCATCGTGGGCGATCGCGCCAAGCTGGAGTCCGAGCTCGTGCAAACGCTCCGCCTCGGCGCCCCCGAGGCGCGCGACGCGTACGGCGATCCGGTGCAATGA
- a CDS encoding efflux RND transporter periplasmic adaptor subunit, protein MSDSLSTELASLRIDRGAPASSASPSSASRGSSSSTTTSHEGRRRRTIAKVLAGTMAVVALGAAAVVSARPLLASWQRPKVRVTEIATVVGGAQAESSLTATGYVVPQRLAKVGSKVQGRIVRTLAHEGDAVHRGDVLFELDPTDLRNELVSAGARIEVARAKAHVARATVAETQRTLARERKLAATGAVGTATAEDLEMREGLLTSQVAAAEAEVKAAAAEAARIRDSLHDMRVLAPIDGVLTTKPLEVGDVVTNETTLVEIVDPASLMVEADVPEARAGTVKPGTPCELVLDAFPTERRRGQVVLVGPRLNRAKATALVKVKFVDEVPELRAEMAVRVGFLREELDPAKLREPPKTVVPQSAVATRDGQKVVFVLRQETVRLERVALGESLGVGSVLAEGPPVGTRIVDDPSPELMDGQKVKEGDK, encoded by the coding sequence GTGAGCGACTCACTTTCCACGGAGCTCGCGTCGCTTCGCATCGATCGCGGAGCGCCGGCTTCTTCGGCTTCGCCATCTTCGGCCTCGCGAGGGTCTTCTTCTTCGACCACCACGTCCCACGAGGGGCGCCGGCGCCGCACGATCGCCAAGGTCTTGGCCGGAACGATGGCCGTCGTCGCACTCGGTGCGGCCGCGGTGGTCTCGGCGCGACCGCTGCTCGCGAGCTGGCAGCGGCCGAAGGTGAGGGTGACCGAGATCGCGACGGTCGTGGGGGGCGCGCAGGCCGAGTCGTCGCTCACGGCCACGGGGTACGTGGTGCCGCAGCGGTTGGCCAAGGTCGGCTCCAAGGTGCAGGGGCGCATCGTGCGAACGTTGGCGCACGAGGGGGACGCCGTTCATCGCGGCGACGTGCTCTTCGAGCTCGACCCGACGGATCTGCGCAACGAGCTCGTCTCGGCGGGCGCGCGCATCGAGGTGGCGCGCGCCAAGGCGCACGTCGCGCGCGCCACGGTCGCAGAGACGCAGCGAACGCTCGCGCGCGAACGAAAGCTCGCGGCCACCGGCGCCGTGGGGACGGCCACCGCCGAGGATCTGGAGATGCGCGAGGGGTTGCTGACCTCGCAGGTGGCCGCGGCGGAGGCGGAGGTCAAAGCGGCGGCGGCCGAGGCGGCGCGGATCCGCGACAGCCTCCACGACATGCGCGTGCTCGCCCCCATCGACGGGGTCCTCACGACGAAGCCGCTGGAGGTGGGCGACGTCGTGACCAACGAGACGACCTTGGTCGAGATCGTCGATCCCGCGTCGCTCATGGTGGAGGCCGACGTGCCCGAGGCGCGCGCGGGAACGGTGAAACCGGGGACGCCGTGCGAGCTGGTGCTCGATGCATTTCCGACCGAGCGCCGCCGGGGGCAGGTCGTCCTGGTCGGGCCGCGCTTGAATCGCGCGAAGGCGACCGCCTTGGTCAAGGTGAAGTTCGTCGACGAGGTGCCCGAGCTGCGGGCCGAGATGGCCGTGCGCGTCGGCTTTCTGCGCGAGGAGCTCGATCCAGCCAAGCTGCGCGAGCCCCCGAAGACGGTGGTCCCGCAGAGCGCCGTCGCGACCCGCGACGGGCAGAAGGTCGTCTTCGTGTTGCGGCAGGAGACCGTGCGCCTCGAGCGGGTCGCGCTCGGGGAGTCTTTGGGGGTGGGGAGCGTTCTTGCCGAGGGGCCTCCGGTGGGAACGCGCATCGTCGACGACCCCAGCCCCGAGCTGATGGATGGCCAGAAGGTCAAAGAAGGTGACAAGTGA
- a CDS encoding TetR/AcrR family transcriptional regulator, translating to MAAARKKAPRRKPIQTRSQETVRAIVDAAARVLARRGYAATTTNHVAARAGVSIGSFYEYFRDKDAVVRAVLERHLAAGEALFAERAAALGAGQGTLRELLGALVQAFIDFHADDPRLHRVLSHEVPHSAATVRRVLELERRIVAIIAGILAAHPEARVRDPRLAAQLCVETVDALAHRWIVDEGGEPIAAEALAHELTELLVAYVARGTSPRPRGTSA from the coding sequence ATGGCCGCCGCGCGCAAGAAAGCCCCACGACGAAAGCCGATTCAGACGCGATCGCAGGAGACGGTCCGCGCCATCGTGGACGCGGCTGCTCGGGTCCTCGCGCGACGCGGGTACGCGGCGACCACCACCAACCACGTGGCGGCGCGCGCCGGGGTGTCCATCGGATCGTTCTACGAGTACTTTCGCGACAAGGACGCCGTGGTCCGCGCGGTGCTCGAGAGGCACCTCGCGGCGGGCGAGGCGCTGTTCGCGGAGCGCGCGGCCGCGTTGGGCGCGGGGCAGGGGACGTTGCGGGAGCTCCTGGGCGCCCTCGTGCAGGCGTTCATCGACTTTCATGCCGATGATCCGCGGCTTCATCGGGTGCTCTCGCACGAGGTGCCGCACTCGGCGGCCACCGTGCGGCGCGTGCTGGAGCTCGAACGTCGCATCGTCGCCATCATCGCGGGGATCTTGGCCGCGCACCCCGAGGCCCGCGTTCGCGATCCCCGCCTGGCCGCGCAGCTGTGCGTCGAGACGGTCGATGCCCTCGCGCACCGCTGGATCGTCGACGAGGGCGGCGAACCGATCGCGGCCGAGGCCCTCGCCCATGAATTGACGGAGCTGCTCGTGGCGTACGTTGCGCGAGGCACCTCGCCGCGCCCGCGCGGGACCTCCGCGTGA
- a CDS encoding amidase yields the protein MNRRAFLTGFTGTASGLAFGFSGGCGGGPSRASPPAAGPASVSQANLPAAQTAWPHPELEETTVAELGARMKRGELSARELVDAYTARIEAIDRRGPELRSVIELNPDARAIAIRLDEERKAKGPRGPLHGIPVLVKDNLDTGDGMQTTAGSLALAGSRASRDAHVVERLREAGAVILGKTNLSEWANIRDTHSISGWSARGKLTRNPYALNRNTSGSSSGSAAAIAANLAAVSIGTETDGSIVSPASLCGLVGLKPTLGLVSRAGIVPIAHSQDTAGPMTRTVADTAVVLGAIAGSDARDPATAQARAERDYTRFLDAQGARGVRIGVVRGEPWMIPALSSAFENALTALRKLGAIVVDLEPLPPNERGLRTLRDVTRALEEPELEVLLYELKADMAAYLATRPNQPLRTLEDVVRWNREHARDEMPWFQQDLFEKALQKGGLDAAPYREALATCRKLARDEGIDRALSAQKLDIIVTMTGGAAWITDTANGDIFTGSSSTLPAVAGYPSVSVPCGEVRGLPLGVLFFGGAWSEPALLRVAYAYERATQLRKKPTFVRSIDAL from the coding sequence ATGAATCGGCGCGCATTTCTCACGGGCTTCACGGGAACGGCATCCGGGCTCGCATTTGGTTTCTCCGGGGGCTGTGGCGGCGGGCCCTCCCGTGCCTCGCCACCGGCGGCGGGCCCCGCGAGCGTCTCGCAGGCGAATCTCCCGGCGGCCCAGACGGCGTGGCCCCACCCCGAGCTGGAGGAGACGACGGTCGCCGAGTTGGGCGCGCGCATGAAGCGCGGGGAGCTCTCGGCGCGCGAGCTGGTGGACGCCTACACGGCGCGCATCGAGGCGATCGACCGCCGCGGGCCGGAGCTTCGATCCGTCATCGAGCTGAACCCCGACGCGCGCGCCATCGCCATCCGGCTCGACGAGGAGCGCAAGGCCAAGGGCCCGCGCGGGCCGCTGCACGGCATCCCCGTGCTCGTGAAGGACAACCTCGACACGGGCGACGGCATGCAGACCACCGCGGGCTCCCTCGCGCTCGCGGGCTCGCGGGCGTCCCGGGACGCGCACGTGGTGGAGCGCCTGCGCGAGGCCGGCGCGGTCATCCTGGGGAAGACGAACTTGAGCGAGTGGGCCAACATCCGCGACACGCACTCCATCAGCGGGTGGAGCGCCCGCGGCAAGCTCACACGAAACCCCTATGCGCTCAATCGCAACACCAGCGGCTCGAGCTCCGGCTCCGCGGCGGCCATCGCCGCGAACCTGGCGGCAGTGTCGATCGGCACCGAGACCGACGGCTCGATCGTGAGCCCCGCGTCGCTCTGCGGCCTCGTCGGGCTCAAGCCGACCTTGGGGCTGGTGAGCCGCGCGGGCATCGTCCCCATCGCCCACAGCCAAGACACGGCGGGCCCCATGACCCGCACGGTGGCCGACACCGCCGTGGTGCTCGGCGCCATCGCGGGCTCCGATGCGCGCGATCCGGCCACCGCGCAGGCCCGCGCAGAGCGCGACTACACGCGTTTTCTGGACGCCCAGGGCGCGCGCGGCGTGCGCATCGGCGTGGTGCGCGGGGAGCCTTGGATGATCCCCGCCCTCTCGAGCGCGTTCGAAAATGCGCTCACGGCCCTGCGCAAGCTGGGCGCGATCGTGGTCGATCTCGAGCCTCTCCCGCCGAACGAGCGCGGCCTGCGAACGCTCCGCGACGTCACCCGGGCGCTCGAGGAGCCGGAGCTCGAGGTCCTCCTGTACGAGCTCAAAGCCGATATGGCCGCCTACTTGGCCACGCGCCCCAACCAGCCGCTGCGCACGCTCGAGGACGTGGTTCGCTGGAACCGGGAGCACGCGCGCGACGAGATGCCGTGGTTCCAGCAGGACCTGTTCGAGAAGGCGCTGCAAAAGGGAGGTCTCGACGCGGCGCCGTACCGCGAGGCCCTCGCCACCTGCCGCAAGCTCGCGCGCGACGAGGGCATCGATCGCGCGCTGAGCGCTCAAAAGCTCGACATCATCGTGACGATGACCGGCGGCGCCGCGTGGATCACGGACACGGCCAACGGTGATATTTTCACCGGGTCGAGCTCGACGCTCCCGGCCGTGGCCGGCTATCCGAGCGTCAGCGTGCCCTGCGGCGAGGTGCGCGGGCTGCCGCTCGGCGTCCTCTTTTTTGGCGGCGCGTGGTCCGAGCCCGCGCTCCTGCGCGTGGCCTACGCGTACGAACGGGCGACGCAGTTGCGAAAGAAGCCCACGTTCGTGAGGAGCATCGACGCGTTGTGA